TTCCCTCACGTCCATACGTATCACAAAAGAATAGTGAGGCTTAATGTTTATTAAATAATTTGGCATTCATTCATCGATGCTAACGATAGCCCTCTACAACACTTACGATGTAAGGAGGTTGCACGAGGCACATATAAGGGCAATAGCCAGAGCTGCTCCCGTGGCTTACGCCTTTAATTTTCACCTAGCATTAGTTGGATTTCCATTTGAGAGTGATGATCCCAATGAAGTTGCTACCGATGTTGCCTCAACAACTACTGTTGGGGAAGGGGGGAAGTATCTGCTTGAACTAGCGAAAACGAATAAGTTTCACCTCCTGGACTTTCCTGAGAGAGGTTTTCCTCCACAATTCGGCATTCCTATAGCTACAACCTCAAGGCCTTCCAAGGATAAGGTCATAAAAACGTTGGATGTTGCTGAGATGGCGCTCTCGGGAAGGAGTGTGCTGTTGATAATAGGTCTTGGTAGGCACGGTCTACCCAAGGAAGTA
This is a stretch of genomic DNA from Pyrococcus sp. ST04. It encodes these proteins:
- a CDS encoding DUF531 family protein, with protein sequence MLTIALYNTYDVRRLHEAHIRAIARAAPVAYAFNFHLALVGFPFESDDPNEVATDVASTTTVGEGGKYLLELAKTNKFHLLDFPERGFPPQFGIPIATTSRPSKDKVIKTLDVAEMALSGRSVLLIIGLGRHGLPKEVLKISKYHLDITDGMGVSLETCTAIGIIPVKIRTLMEALKWMKRSRK